Proteins encoded in a region of the Micropterus dolomieu isolate WLL.071019.BEF.003 ecotype Adirondacks linkage group LG07, ASM2129224v1, whole genome shotgun sequence genome:
- the gli2a gene encoding zinc finger protein GLI2a, with amino-acid sequence METSVPTATEKKECKGSGLDGSSFSEIPKKPSPTTLTRGAHHLFPTFHTPIPIDMRHHEGRYHYEPHPLHGMHGPPGLTGSPVISDISLIRLSPHTAPGTGESPFSPPHPYVSPHMEHYLRSVHGSPTLSMISAARGLSPAEVTHEHLKDRALFSLPPPPPGANPTEYYHLMTSASQRSPYTDLLMQSSAAAAAAAAAAAHLPDYISPVDVSRFSSPRLTPRLSRKRALSISPLSDASIDLQTMIRTSPNSLVAYINNSRSSSAASSSYGHLSVGGISPSFSFPHPINPVAYQQLLSQHRTINAFGHTPPLIQPSASSFSTRQHPLTASPMSTSHNGSSSEAVQNASGDPAVSSTVNPLTTKRSKVKTEAEGPLPISPSSQDHGGGILDLSEDLDKDECKQEPEAIYETNCHWESCTKEYDTQDQLVHHINNDHIHGEKKEFVCRWEECSREQKPFKAQYMLVVHMRRHTGEKPHKCTFEGCSKAYSRLENLKTHLRSHTGEKPYVCEHEGCNKAFSNASDRAKHQNRTHSNEKPYVCKITGCTKRYTDPSSLRKHVKTVHGPEAHVTKKQRSDAPPRLQPPKGNGENETNSKLGARGVDGRIEVNNTSRGVEDCLQVKSIKTENSMTYHSSPGGHSSCSSEPSPLSSANNNDSGVEMAMHSGGSFGDLSAQDECPMVDSTVPAGGQQAGMGLQLRKAVGHGGAVTIKLENIKKERLKTMRDSCPWVNSAPQPLQGQRNSMKLPPIPAVGSLLESSNMMTNLSGSYPGQRMGDLSSCEVTLLNQLNERRDSTTSTISSAYTLSRRSSGISPCYSSRRSSEASQFGANRHNNISSADSYDPISTDLSRRSSEASHCGGGGGVSGGGGVSSLLSLTPAQHYRLKAKYAAAIGGAPPTPLPNMDRMSLRTRMAFYSDSQEGSSHPFHQPPSGTVPRRCSDIGYGTQSMMPHEVPTNLPRRASDPVRRPALDPLSFPRVQRYNSTNSMNPMNGQSAERHQALAMQGYTRSDGSLQRYPFAPRPPSISENVVMENMAVDGMMTGGGQSGEDDMVLPDDVVQYLRTQNSGPSGHNLGRVDYHSNNQTQGYQTGMAPPASFYSQRRMAMVDATNTQSGQDMQSCHMAPGGSQQPFSAPSDNMNKNNMPVQWNEVSSGTVDTTTKLSKQQQHPLRGNLAVVQQRHNFGSFPGQGQGLGSNQQVVPMSQNMSMQGYVNHNSQRLMNISHQQHQQQRQCNNVNLSPQQGFGQEAVLNSVSGSTSMRPTRNSMADPELQSYGARTQADGYSHVNQVDQQQNYSVLSQHQHNIHNEGRGMLQPRPPTEPKSVARQHTGSSMIQLSRILKSSDLSPSRGTDTSEASPKRPSGSAAHISNTENPNSAVFYTGQIHMFEPTSVSFDSPMSPCASQASASNTTAAANMASPGVNQVSSSTVDSSTGGSGGTEHAQIDFDTMLDDGDHSSLMSGTLSPGLLQSLSQNSSRLTTPRNSVTLASVPAGIGNMAIGDMNSMLTALAEESKFLNMIS; translated from the exons TGACCCACGAACACCTGAAGGATCGTGCCCTGTTCAGTctcccccctccaccaccaggGGCAAACCCGACAGAATACTACCACCTGATGACCAGTGCCAGCCAGCGAAGCCCCTACACTGACCTGCTGATGCAGAGCAGTGCAGCGGCGGCCGCAGCAGCAGCGGCTGCAGCTCATCTACCAGATTACATCAGCCCCGTGGATG TATCACGTTTCTCCAGCCCACGGCTGACACCCCGACTGAGCAGGAAGCGGGCGCTGTCTATCTCCCCACTGTCAGATGCCAGCATTGACCTGCAGACCATGATCCGCACCTCACCCAACTCCCTGGTGGCCTACATCAACAACTCCCGTTCCAGCTCAGCCGCCAGCAGCTCCTATGGGCACCTTTCAGTCGGAGGGATCAG CCCCTCGTTCAGCTTCCCTCATCCCATCAACCCAGTGGCGTACCAGCAGCTGTTGTCCCAGCATAGGACGATCAACGCCTTCGGCCACACTCCGCCTCTCATTCAACCATCGGCGTCCTCTTTCTCTACTCGCCAACACCCCCTCACCGCTTCACCTATGTCCACCTCCCACAACGGTTCCAGCTCTGAGGCAGTCCAG AATGCCAGTGGAGACCCAGCAGTGAGTAGCACAGTCAACCCACTGACCACCAAGAGGTCAAAGGTTAAGACGGAAGCAGAGGGTCCACTGCCCATCTCACCGTCCTCTCAG GACCATGGTGGAGGGATCTTGGACTTGAGTGAGGATCTGGATAAGGACGAGTGCAAACAGGAACCCGAGGCCATATATGAGACCAACTGCCACTGGGAGAGCTGTACCAAAGAGTATGACACCCAGGACCAACTTGTTCAT CACATCAACAACGACCACATCCACGGTGAGAAAAAGGAGTTTGTGTGTCGCTGGGAGGAGTGTTCACGGGAGCAGAAACCCTTCAAGGCTCAGTACATGCTGGTGGTCCACATGAGGCGTCACACAGGGGAGAAGCCGCATAAATGCACA tttGAGGGCTGCTCAAAAGCTTACTCTCGCTTGGAGAACCTCAAGACCCACCTCAGGTCCCACACAGGGGAGAAGCCGTATGTGTGTGAACATGAAGGCTGCAACAAGGCCTTCTCCAATGCCTCAGACCGGGCCAAGCACCAGAACCGCACACACTCTAATGAG AAACCATATGTGTGTAAGATCACAGGCTGTACAAAGCGCTACACAGACCCCAGCTCTCTCCGGAAACATGTTAAGACAGTCCACGGACCCGAAGCCCACGTCACTAAGAAACAACGAAGCGACGCACCTCCCAGACTGCAGCCACCCAAAGGCAACGGAGAGAATGAGACAAATTCCAAGCTTGGTGCAAGAGGCGTGGACGGCAGGATTGAGGTCAACAACACCTCTAGAGGAGTGGAAGACTGCCTACAAGTCAAATCTATCAAGACCGAGAACTCTATG ACGTATCACTCCAGTCCTGGCGGCCACTCGTCATGTAGCAGTGAGCCGTCACCTCTAAGCAGCGCCAACAACAACGACAGTGGGGTGGAGATGGCCATGCACAGCGGGGGCAGCTTCGGGGACCTAAGTGCACAGGATGAGTGCCCCATGGTTGACTCCACTGTTCCCGCTGGGGGACAGCAGGCTGGGATGGGGCTTCAGTTGAGGAAAGCTGTGGGTCATGGTGGTGCGGTCACCATCAAGCTGGAGAATATCAAGAAGGAAAGGCTGAAGACAATGAGGGACTCCTGCCCCTGGGTCAACTCTGCACCACAGCCACTGCAGGGCCAACGCAACAGCATGAAGCTGCCTCCCATTCCTGCAGTCG GTTCCCTGCTGGAGAGCTCCAACATGATGACTAACTTAAGCGGTTCATATCCTGGCCAGCGCATGGGTGACCTATCTTCATGTGAAGTGACATTGCTGAACCAGCTGAATGAGCGACGTGACAGCACCACCAGCACCATCAGCTCAGCTTACACCTTGAGTCGGCGCTCCTCCGGTATTTCACCTTGCTATTCCAGCCGCCGCTCCAGTGAGGCATCCCAGTTTGGTGCTAACCGCCATAACAATATCAGTTCAGCTGACTCCTATGACCCAATATCCACTGATCTGTCTCGCCGCTCCAGCGAGGCCAGCCAttgtggaggtggtggtggtgtcaGCGGAGGAGGAGGTGTCTCAAGCCTCCTTAGTTTGACACCAGCTCAGCATTATCGGCTCAAGGCAAAGTACGCTGCTGCCATTGGTGGAGCTCCACCTACTCCTCTCCCCAATATGGACCGAATGAGCCTGAGGACCCGCATGGCATTCTACAGTGACTCCCAGGAAGGCTCGTCACACCCATTCCATCAGCCACCCTCTGGAACTGTGCCTCGGCGATGCAGTGATATTGGATATGGCACACAGAGCATGATGCCCCATGAGGTACCCACCAACCTTCCACGCCGTGCCAGTGACCCAGTGCGTCGTCCCGCATTGGACCCTCTCTCCTTTCCTAGGGTCCAGCGCTATAACAGCACGAACAGCATGAACCCCATGAATGGTCAATCAGCTGAACGCCACCAGGCACTGGCTATGCAGGGCTACACTCGTTCTGATGGCAGCCTGCAACGTTACCCATTCGCCCCCCGACCACCGAGCATTTCTGAGAATGTAGTCATGGAGAACATGGCAGTAGATGGGATGATGACTGGGGGGGGACAGAGTGGGGAGGATGATATGGTGCTTCCTGATGATGTGGTGCAGTACCTCAGGACCCAGAATTCAGGCCCCTCAGGTCACAACTTGGGGCGAGTGGATTACCATTCAAACAATCAGACTCAGGGCTACCAGACAGGCATGGCCCCACCAGCATCATTTTATTCACAGAGGAGGATGGCCATGGTGGATGCCACCAATACTCAGTCTGGTCAGGACATGCAATCCTGCCACATGGCTCCTGGTGGCTCCCAGCAGCCCTTCTCCGCACCTTCGGACAACATGAACAAGAATAACATGCCGGTGCAATGGAATGAGGTGAGCTCAGGGACTGTGGACACCACAACCAAGCTCTCCAAACAACAGCAGCATCCTCTCAGGGGGAACCTAGCTGTTGTTCAACAGAGGCACAATTTTGGTTCTTTCCCAGGACAAGGACAGGGCCTGGGCAGCAATCAGCAGGTAGTGCCTATGAGTCAGAATATGTCTATGCAGGGGTATGTGAACCACAACAGCCAGAGGCTGATGAACATCTCCCACCAGCAGCATCAGCAACAAAGGCAATGCAACAATGTGAACTTGAGTCCTCAGCAAGGATTCGGCCAAGAGGCAGTCTTAAATTCCGTATCTGGGAGCACTAGCATGAGACCTACCCGGAACAGTATGGCAGATCCAGAACTGCAAAGTTACGGAGCAAGGACACAAGCTGATGGGTATTCTCATGTGAATCAAGTGGATCAGCAGCAAAATTACAGTGTTCTGTCTCAGCACCAGCACAATATCCATAATGAAGGCAGAGGAATGTTACAACCCAGGCCTCCCACTGAACCCAAGTCTGTTGCCAGACAACACACAGGGTCTAGCATGATTCAACTGAGCCGAATACTCAAGTCATCTGATTTGAGCCCCAGTCGTGGTACTGACACCTCAGAGGCAAGCCCAAAGAGGCCCAGTGGGTCAGCAGCCCACATCAGTAACACTGAAAATCCAAACTCTGCTGTTTTCTACACAGGTCAGATTCATATGTTTGAACCAACTTCTGTCAGCTTTGATTCTCCCATGTCCCCCTGTGCCAGCCAGGCTTCTGCCAGCAACACCACGGCTGCAGCCAACATGGCATCACCAGGAGTCAACCAGGTCTCCAGCAGTACGGTGGATTCTTCCACTGGTGGATCTGGTGGCACAGAGCATGCCCAGATCGACTTTGACACCATGCTAGATGATGGGGACCACTCCAGTCTAATGTCAGGCACTCTGAGTCCTGGCCTTCTGCAGAGCCTCTCACAGAATTCCTCACGTCTCACCACCCCCCGCAACTCTGTCACCCTTGCATCTGTACCGGCAGGGATTGGCAACATGGCCATCGGTGACATGAACTCTATGCTCACAGCCTTGGCTGAAGAAAGCAAGTTCCTCAACATGATAAGCTGA